Genomic DNA from Mesorhizobium sp. 131-2-1:
GGCTCAAGGAAACCGGGATCGACATTGCTCGCCGCACCGTTGCGAAATATCGTGAGGCGCTGAACATCCCGTCCTCCGCGCGACGTCGCCGGGAAAAGCGCGTGCGTCTTCGATGCCAATCAAGCCCGGTCGGCGGCGGCGACGAAAGCGGCTCTTAAGCGAGCCCGTTCTTGATCCGTGCCAAGTGGCTTTCGCCTTCCTCCGGGCCAAAACAGCTTTCGAAATCGCCGCATTCCTGACAACTGGGCGCGGTGCATAGCGAAAAGCCTTCAGCCTCGCAGAGCTTACGATAGAAATACTTCTTCCATTTCATGTTTTTGGTGTTGCCGGCCGCCAGCGCCGGGAAATGCCTGGCCATTAAGCGGCTGAGTTCGGCCCGATTGAAAAGGCCAAGGTCCTGCCACAGATGGTCATTGCGCAAACTGCGCCTGGCGATGATCTTGGCGAAGAGGGTGCTCGCCGGATCGCCTGGCCTGGCATGTCCAATAAGCAAGCCGCGCAGAAGCCCTTCCTCCATATCCGGCTCGGGATCGGTCAGCTTTTCCAGCGCGAAGGCGTTGACGGGAACAGCCGGGAAATAGCGTGTCATGACATCTCGCAGGTCGGCACGCGAAAGGCCGATTGCTTCGGTCGCGGTCGCCTTGCCGGCCTCGACCTCCTCGAACGCGAGGTAGAAAACACAGGCAAGCACATGCCGGTCGAACGCCGCCGCCTGGTCTGTCGGCGGCCATTGGCTGGTGCTGAAACAGCCACGGTGATGGGCGAATGTGGCGCCGTTCTGCTGGTCTTGTTCCCAGCTCATGCAGCAAGCTGGTCGGCCGCAAGGTGGGTCTGGCAGTTCTTCGGGCAGACGCGGCCGCAGGCGCCGCAGCCGATGCAGCGGCCGGCATGGTCGACGATCATGACCATGCGGTTGAGCTCGCCGTCGAAGTCGTCGTCCTCGCCCGCGCAGATGCCGAGGATTTCGCCTGCGTCATCGACGCCATGAAGGTGCATGACCTCGCGCGAGCAGACCTTGAAGCAGCGGCCGCAGCCGATGCAGGTCGCGCCATCGATCGCCGTCAGATAGTGCGGCGTCCAGGGAGAGCCGTCGCGGGTGACGAAAGCGCCCGTCATTGTGAATTCTCCAACGCTGCGAGTTCTTCCTTTGCCGCATCCAACTCGGCAAAAACCTCGAAGGCTTTCCAGGAGACGCCTCGATCTCGGTCCAGTTGACCGGAAGGTGCTCGGCAAGGTCGTGCAATTCCATCTTGGCGGCTCCCGCGCGCGACTGCAGCTTGCGGACCTTCTTCTGCAACAGCGCAAGGTCTGACATGATCCCCTTCCTCGCAAGCCGGTCGTTACGCCCGCGCCATGTCGGGACGCGCTTCGATGGCCACGAGCGCATCGCCGGCGCGCCGGCCTCGGCGGGTTTCCGGAACGTCTCGAAGCCGAACCGGTGATGCCGATGGACGCTGCAGCCAGCTTATGCAATCCCGCGCGGCGAGACGCAGGTCCGTATCCTTCGAGTTCGGCATAAGAGCGGTTGAGCGCAGACGACAATCAAGATCTTGTTCCCGACGTCGACGCGGGCGGTGAGCGCATATTGTGAGGGTGTCGATTTGGCGACGCCCCTATGCCAGAGAAGGCGGATCTCGCGTGGATCCGGCGCGTTGCTTTCCTTCGCTCCATTGATCGCATCAACCAGGATCTAAATAATCGCGAGGCGGCTGCCGCCTCAGGAGGAAGCCTCAAGCGCCGTGCCGGGAACGCAGGACGCAGCTCATAAAAAGTTGTCTTCATCCCATTCATGGGTTTGCTCAAGAGCGCGGCAGGAAGACAGGCCGGCACCAGGCGTGTCGTGGATTGGACAAGCCCGACGACAGGTTGCGGCCGCCTTTTCAGGAACGGCCCGACAGGATTGCTGGGGAGGCAAGCTGAATTCACGCCGCGTTCAACCGCGTTGCACATTGGTCTCATCCCACCCCCCCTTTGTCAGTTCCAAGGCCTGCCGCTCGAACAGGCGGCGGTAGATGCCGTCGCGACGGATCAGCGCGGCATGGTCGCCCTGCTCGGTGATGCAACCACGGTCGAAGACAAGCAGCCGGTCGAGTGCCCGCACCGTCGAAAGCCGGTGCGCAATGACGAGCGTGGTGCGCCCGACCATGAGCCGCTCCATCGCCTTCTGGATCAGCACCTCCGATTCCGAGTCGAGGCTTGATGTCGCCTCGTCCAGAATCAGGATCGGGGCATCGGCGAGGAAGGCGCGCGCTATCGCCACACGCTGGCGCTCGCCGCCTGAAAGCTTAACGCCGCGCTCGCCGACCAGCGTACCGTAGCCGTTCGGCAGGCGCGCAATAAAGTCATGCGCGCTGGCGAGCCGCGCCGCCTGCTCGACATCGGACCAAGAAGCACCCGGCCGCCCATAGGCTATGTTCTCGGCCAGCGAGCGGTGGAACAGGAGGGGCTCCTGCTGTACGATCGCGATCTGGGAGCGCAGCGAGCCCTGCGTCACCCGCGAGATGTCCTGCCCATCGATCAAGATTCGTCCAGCATCCAGGTCGTAAAGCCGCTGGATGAGCTTGACGAAGGTGGTCTTGCCGGAGCCAGAGGGGCCGACCAGACCGACCCGTGCGCCGGCCTCAATCGAAATCGACAAGTCGCTGTAGAAGGGCGACCAATGATTGCCGTAGTGGAAATGGACGCTCTCAAAATCGATGTGACCCTTCGTGATCCGGATCGGCTTGGCGCCCGGAACATCGGCCACGTCGGGCGGCTGG
This window encodes:
- a CDS encoding nitrogen fixation protein NifQ, which encodes MSWEQDQQNGATFAHHRGCFSTSQWPPTDQAAAFDRHVLACVFYLAFEEVEAGKATATEAIGLSRADLRDVMTRYFPAVPVNAFALEKLTDPEPDMEEGLLRGLLIGHARPGDPASTLFAKIIARRSLRNDHLWQDLGLFNRAELSRLMARHFPALAAGNTKNMKWKKYFYRKLCEAEGFSLCTAPSCQECGDFESCFGPEEGESHLARIKNGLA
- the fdxB gene encoding ferredoxin III, nif-specific, whose amino-acid sequence is MTGAFVTRDGSPWTPHYLTAIDGATCIGCGRCFKVCSREVMHLHGVDDAGEILGICAGEDDDFDGELNRMVMIVDHAGRCIGCGACGRVCPKNCQTHLAADQLAA